From the Lathyrus oleraceus cultivar Zhongwan6 chromosome 4, CAAS_Psat_ZW6_1.0, whole genome shotgun sequence genome, one window contains:
- the LOC127136139 gene encoding zinc finger CCCH domain-containing protein 28: MTDPDNIPIFNMSPPQVVSSSNSDINKVRLQFPMNHQHFEPCSSLDPSHSFTRPRIPDNEHSIDLMDPPSRMNHPPSNNQAAIIFFKTRLCTKFMSRSCIKGENCTYAHAKEELRQPPPNWKELQRLHLGGNRYTSKFMNDIFFKTRLCANFVFRSCINSENCSYAHGKEELRQPPPNWQELQWQQLGGNRDTAKFMNDSWKKRESAAITIRTIGNNLEGSKTVTKPPRGTYWKTKICPKSKHTRSCTYGDDCNFAHGDAELQVPGGGGIEAEAAVTMTNSTKAVTPTLRTTRSSAKYAPTLPARVSAMTEEEKKVKKELLWKKLNKINRIYGDWIDDLSPERPDLPREP; this comes from the exons ATGACTGACCCAGACAACATTCCAATCTTTAACATGTCACCACCGCAAGTCGTCTCATCATCCAACAGCGATATCAATAAAGTGAGGCTTCAATTCCCAATGAACCATCAACATTTCGAACCATGTTCATCATTGGATCCTTCTCATTCCTTCACAAGGCCAAGAATTCCTGACAACGAGCATTCCATTGATTTGATGGACCCTCCTTCAAGGATGAATCATCCTCCATCAAACAATCAAGCTGCCATCATTTTCTTCAAGACCCGTCTTTGTACCAAGTTCATGTCTCGTAGCTGCATAAAAGGTGAAAATTGTACCTATGCTCATGCGAAAGAAGAGTTAAGGCAGCCACCACCAAACTGGAAGGAGCTCCAGCGGCTGCATTTGGGCGGGAATAGGTATACTTCTAAGTTTATGAACGACATTTTCTTCAAGACCCGTCTTTGTGCTAACTTCGTGTTTCGTAGCTGCATAAACAGTGAAAATTGTAGCTATGCTCATGGGAAAGAAGAGTTAAGGCAGCCACCACCAAACTGGCAGGAGCTCCAATGGCAGCAGTTGGGCGGGAATAGGGATACTGCTAAGTTTATGAACGATTCTTGGAAAAAAAGAGAGTCCGCTGCAATCACCATTAGAACTATTGGTAATAATTTGGAAGGCAGTAAGACTGTGACCAAGCCACCTAGGGGTACTTATTGGAAGACTAAGATCTGTCCCAAGTCGAAGCATACCCGAAGCTGTACCTATGGTGATGACTGTAACTTTGCTCATGGAGATGCAG AGTTACAAGTTCCTGGTGGAGGAGGCATTGAAGCTGAAGCTGCAGTTACTATGACAAATTCAACAAAAGCTGTCACTCCAACTTTAAGAACAACACGTTCTTCTGCCAAATATGCACCTACATTACCAGCAAGAGTATCTGCGATGACGGAAGAGGAGAAGAAGGTAAAGAAGGAATTACTTTGGAAGAAATTAAACAAGATCAACCGTATATATGGCGATTGGATTGATGATTTATCTCCCGAACGTCCTGATTTGCCAAGGGAGCCCTGA